A genomic region of Saccopteryx bilineata isolate mSacBil1 chromosome 1, mSacBil1_pri_phased_curated, whole genome shotgun sequence contains the following coding sequences:
- the CDC42EP2 gene encoding cdc42 effector protein 2 yields the protein MSTKAPIYLKRGSRKGKKEKLRDLLSSDMISPPLGDFRHTIHIGSGGGSDMFGDISFLQGKFHLLPGTAVEGSEEDGTFNLPFQFTRTATLCGRELPEGSSPLLKNAISLPVIGGPQALTLPTTQAPPKPPRLHLETPQPSPQPSPQEAGSVDIWRTPEAGSARNGLTPESGAEEPFLSHASSLLSLHVDLGPSILDDVLQIMDQDLDCMQIPT from the coding sequence ATGTCCACCAAGGCGCCCATCTATCTGAAGCGTGGCAGCCGCAAAGGCAAGAAGGAGAAGCTTCGGGATCTGCTGTCCTCAGACATGATTAGCCCACCACTGGGGGACTTCCGTCACACCATTCATATCGGCAGTGGTGGCGGCAGTGACATGTTCGGTGACATCTCGTTCCTGCAGGGCAAGTTCCACCTCCTTCCAGGGACGGCAGTCGAGGGATCTGAGGAAGATGGCACCTTTAACCTGCCCTTCCAGTTCACCCGCACTGCCACGCTGTGTGGGCGGGAGCTCCCAGAAGGCTCATCGCCTCTGCTCAAGAACGCCATCTCCCTCCCAGTCATCGGTGGGCCCCAGGCCCTCACCCTGCCAACAACCCAGGCCCCACCCAAACCCCCTCGCCTGCATCTGGAGACCCCTCAGCCCTCCCCACAGCCGTCCCCACAGGAGGCAGGGAGTGTGGACATCTGGAGGACTCCAGAGGCTGGCTCGGCGCGAAATGGGCTGACCCCCGAGTCAGGGGCTGAGGAGCCTTTCCTGTCCCATGCCAGCTCCCTGCTCTCCCTGCACGTGGACCTGGGGCCTTCCATCCTGGACGACGTGCTCCAGATCATGGACCAGGATCTGGACTGCATGCAGATCCCCACATAG